From one Branchiostoma floridae strain S238N-H82 chromosome 3, Bfl_VNyyK, whole genome shotgun sequence genomic stretch:
- the LOC118412604 gene encoding neuropeptide FF receptor 2-like yields MSSNSPMRVYIEALNNTGGPLTNRTRQNVALQNLYADLWLKQSTPVLVVFILSYLLIFLLCLIGNMMVCFAILRIPRMRTVTNYFLMNLAVSDLLVAFFCIPFTLVDNVILGWQFGDVMCKLTPGVQVVSVAASIFTLVAVAVDR; encoded by the exons ATGAGTTCCAACTCTCCGATGAGGGTCTACATAGAGGCCCTAAACAATACCGGAGGGCCTCTCACAAACCGAACCAGACAGAACGTCGCCTTGCAAAATCTCTACGCCGACTTATGGCTGAAGCAGTCCACGCCCGTTCTAGTGGTGTTTATTTTGTCGTATCTGTTGATTTTCCTGCTGTGTTTGATCGGGAACATGATGGTGTGCTTCGCCATCCTGAGGATCCCCCGCATGCGGACCGTGACCAATTATTTCCTCATGAATCTGGCCGTCAGCGACTTACTTGTCGCATTCTTCTGCATACCGTTCACTCTGGTGGATAACGTCATTCTTG GTTGGCAGTTTGGCGACGTGATGTGCAAGCTAACGCCAGGTGTGCAGGTGGTTTCCGTCGCAGCCTCCATCTTCACGCTTGTTGCCGTTGCGGTAGACAGGTAA